The following proteins come from a genomic window of Geminicoccaceae bacterium SCSIO 64248:
- a CDS encoding 2Fe-2S iron-sulfur cluster-binding protein: MAGTITVVDREGTEHTLEATTGWSVMEIIREFGLPIEAACGGCCACATCHVYVDAGWQERLKPPADDEEMMLDEAYEVQPSSRLSCQLPYTDELDGLKVTLAPEF, from the coding sequence ATGGCAGGCACCATTACCGTCGTCGACCGTGAAGGGACCGAGCACACGCTCGAAGCGACGACGGGCTGGTCCGTGATGGAGATCATCCGCGAGTTCGGCCTGCCGATCGAGGCGGCCTGCGGCGGCTGCTGTGCCTGCGCCACGTGCCATGTCTATGTCGACGCGGGCTGGCAGGAGCGCCTGAAGCCGCCGGCGGACGACGAGGAGATGATGCTGGACGAGGCCTACGAGGTCCAGCCAAGCTCGCGCCTGTCCTGCCAGCTGCCTTACACCGACGAGCTCGACGGGCTCAAGGTCACCCTGGCGCCCGAGTTCTGA
- a CDS encoding 3-keto-5-aminohexanoate cleavage protein produces MIVQACLNGARPPAYHPALPLDAQALAADAEAAVAAGASELHVHPRGANGRESLAAGAIDRAVAALRGRLPGTAIGVSTGAWIEGDGPPTLDAIRAWSVLPDYASVNLSETHAEDVIRLLLERGVGVEAGLAGAADAERLAGAGLAPFCLRLLVEIDEQDPAEAEAAADAVLRIVRPLGRPILLHGVDDRVWPFVGQAAAAGFSTRVGLEDGRHLPDGSEAGDNAALVAAACRIMRPA; encoded by the coding sequence GTGATCGTCCAGGCCTGCCTGAACGGGGCCCGTCCGCCGGCCTACCACCCGGCCCTGCCCCTGGACGCGCAGGCCCTGGCGGCGGACGCGGAGGCGGCCGTGGCGGCGGGCGCGTCCGAGCTCCATGTCCATCCGCGCGGAGCGAACGGGCGGGAGAGCCTGGCCGCCGGCGCGATCGACCGGGCCGTGGCGGCGCTGCGCGGCCGCCTGCCCGGCACCGCGATCGGCGTCAGCACCGGGGCCTGGATCGAGGGCGACGGACCGCCGACGCTCGATGCCATACGCGCATGGTCGGTCCTGCCGGACTACGCCTCGGTCAACCTGTCCGAGACGCACGCAGAGGACGTCATCCGTCTCCTGCTGGAGCGCGGCGTCGGCGTCGAGGCCGGCTTGGCGGGCGCGGCCGACGCGGAGCGTCTCGCCGGCGCGGGCCTGGCGCCCTTCTGCCTGCGGCTCCTGGTCGAGATCGACGAGCAGGATCCGGCCGAAGCCGAGGCCGCGGCCGATGCCGTCCTGCGGATCGTCCGCCCGCTCGGTCGTCCGATCCTGTTGCACGGCGTCGACGATCGGGTCTGGCCCTTCGTCGGGCAGGCGGCCGCGGCTGGCTTCTCCACCCGCGTCGGGCTGGAGGACGGCCGGCACCTGCCGGACGGCAGCGAGGCCGGGGACAACGCCGCGCTCGTCGCCGCCGCGTGCCGGATCATGCGCCCGGCCTGA
- a CDS encoding SDR family NAD(P)-dependent oxidoreductase: MKIDLSGKTALVTGSTLGIGFASAKGLAEAGAAVVVNGRSQDTVDAAAARLKEAVPGASVQGTAADLGTAEGCEALVAAVPACDILVNNTGIFGPQDFFETPDSEWTRFFEVNVLSGVRLARAYLPGMAERGWGRVVFVSSESGLNIPADMIHYGFTKTAALSIARGLAKRMAGTGVTVNSVLPGPTLSEGVAAMLKEEQARTGQTLEETARAFVMANRPSSIIQRAATTEEVASMIVYAASAQASATTGAALRVDGGVVDTIA; encoded by the coding sequence ATGAAAATCGACCTTTCCGGCAAGACCGCCCTCGTCACCGGCTCGACCCTGGGCATCGGCTTCGCCAGCGCGAAGGGCTTGGCCGAGGCGGGCGCCGCCGTCGTCGTCAATGGCCGCAGCCAGGACACGGTCGACGCCGCCGCCGCCCGGCTGAAGGAGGCCGTACCCGGTGCCAGCGTCCAGGGCACAGCCGCCGATCTCGGCACGGCCGAGGGCTGCGAAGCTCTGGTCGCCGCCGTGCCGGCCTGCGACATCCTGGTCAACAACACGGGCATCTTCGGCCCGCAGGACTTCTTCGAGACGCCCGATTCGGAGTGGACACGCTTCTTCGAGGTCAACGTCCTCTCCGGCGTGCGCCTGGCACGCGCCTACCTGCCGGGCATGGCGGAGCGCGGCTGGGGCCGCGTGGTCTTCGTGTCCTCGGAATCGGGCCTGAACATCCCGGCCGACATGATCCACTACGGCTTCACCAAGACCGCCGCCCTGTCGATCGCGCGCGGCCTCGCCAAGCGCATGGCCGGCACGGGCGTCACCGTCAATTCCGTGCTGCCGGGGCCGACCCTGTCCGAGGGCGTCGCCGCGATGCTGAAGGAGGAGCAGGCCAGGACCGGCCAGACGCTCGAGGAGACGGCGCGCGCTTTCGTCATGGCCAACCGGCCGAGCTCGATCATCCAGCGCGCCGCCACGACCGAGGAGGTCGCGAGCATGATCGTCTACGCCGCTTCGGCCCAGGCCTCCGCCACCACCGGCGCGGCGCTGCGCGTCGACGGCGGCGTGGTCGACACCATCGCCTGA
- a CDS encoding NADP-dependent malic enzyme: MPTEHENQSHDEAFSAAVTDQEALEMHASGRRGKIEVTPTKPLTTQRDLSLAYSPGVAAPCRVIRDDPDKAYDYTAKGNLVAVISNGTAVLGLGNLGALASKPVMEGKAVLFKRFADIDAIDLEIGTEDVDRLVDAVALTAPTFGGINLEDIKAPECFIIEQRLREMLDIPVFHDDQHGTAIITAAGLINALDLTGRDLQDTKVVINGAGAAAIACLDLIKAMGLPHDNAILCDTKGVIHKDRTDLNQWKSAHAVETGLRTLTEAMRGADVFLGLSAKGAVTAEMVRSMADKPIVFAMANPDPEITPEEAHTVRPDVIMATGRSDYPNQVNNVLGFPYIFRGALDVQATTINDAMKIAAAYAIAALARQEVPDEVSIAYRNRRLRYGPNYLIPTPFDPRLMTDVPPAVARAAADSGVARKPIVDYPAYAAQLRSRLSPTGSRIQLIIDRVRGNPKRLVFAEGEEEKMVRAAIAWRNSGLGTPILVGREDEIHATLNQIGVAGTEGLEIVNARLAAERNPDYADYLYRRLQRSGFLLRDCQRLIHTDRNLFAACMVAAGDGDAMVTGLTRPYRSALDDALRVFDPKPGEQVYGLSILLARNQTVFLADTSVHEQPEPEMLADIACQAARRVRDLGFEPRVALLSFSTFGDRVVQNSTRMKEAVDALDRRKVDFEYDGELSARVALDPDLLRLYPFCRLSAPANVLILPSLHSAHIGAIMLQQIGNCTAIGPLLQGLAKPVQIVPMNAGVSDIISMAAIAAFESSDRG; encoded by the coding sequence ATGCCGACCGAGCACGAAAACCAGAGTCACGACGAGGCGTTCTCGGCGGCGGTGACGGACCAGGAAGCGCTGGAGATGCACGCCAGCGGTCGCCGGGGCAAGATCGAGGTCACGCCGACCAAGCCGCTCACGACACAGCGCGACCTGTCGCTCGCCTACAGCCCGGGCGTCGCCGCGCCGTGCCGCGTCATCCGGGACGATCCCGACAAGGCCTACGACTACACCGCCAAGGGCAACCTGGTCGCCGTGATCAGCAACGGCACCGCCGTGCTTGGCCTGGGCAACCTGGGCGCGCTCGCCTCCAAGCCGGTGATGGAGGGCAAGGCGGTCCTGTTCAAGCGCTTCGCCGACATCGACGCGATCGACCTCGAAATCGGCACCGAGGACGTCGACCGCCTGGTCGACGCGGTCGCGCTGACGGCGCCGACCTTCGGCGGCATCAATCTCGAGGACATCAAGGCGCCGGAATGCTTCATCATCGAGCAGCGCCTGCGCGAGATGCTGGACATCCCGGTCTTCCACGACGACCAGCACGGCACCGCCATCATCACCGCGGCCGGCCTGATCAACGCGCTCGACCTGACCGGGCGCGACCTGCAGGACACGAAGGTCGTGATCAACGGCGCGGGCGCCGCCGCGATCGCCTGCCTCGACCTGATCAAGGCGATGGGCCTGCCGCACGACAACGCCATCCTGTGCGACACCAAGGGCGTGATCCACAAGGACCGCACCGACCTCAACCAGTGGAAGTCGGCCCATGCGGTCGAGACCGGCCTGCGTACGCTGACGGAGGCGATGCGGGGAGCGGACGTCTTCCTCGGCCTGTCGGCCAAGGGCGCGGTCACGGCCGAGATGGTCCGCTCGATGGCCGACAAGCCCATCGTGTTCGCCATGGCCAACCCCGATCCCGAGATCACGCCGGAGGAGGCGCACACGGTCCGTCCGGACGTGATCATGGCGACCGGCCGCTCCGATTATCCCAACCAGGTCAACAACGTCCTGGGCTTTCCCTACATCTTCCGCGGCGCGCTCGACGTCCAGGCGACCACGATCAACGACGCCATGAAGATCGCGGCCGCCTACGCCATCGCGGCGCTCGCCCGGCAGGAGGTGCCGGACGAGGTCAGCATCGCCTACCGCAACCGCCGCCTGCGCTACGGGCCGAACTACCTGATCCCGACGCCGTTCGACCCCCGGCTCATGACCGACGTCCCGCCGGCCGTCGCGCGCGCCGCGGCCGATTCCGGCGTCGCCCGCAAGCCGATCGTCGACTACCCGGCCTACGCCGCCCAGCTGCGCTCGCGCCTGAGCCCGACGGGGTCGCGCATCCAGCTCATCATCGACCGGGTGCGCGGCAACCCCAAGCGCCTCGTCTTCGCCGAAGGCGAGGAGGAGAAGATGGTCCGGGCTGCGATCGCCTGGCGCAATTCCGGCCTGGGCACGCCGATCCTGGTCGGCCGCGAGGACGAGATCCACGCGACCCTGAACCAGATCGGCGTCGCCGGGACCGAGGGCCTCGAGATCGTCAACGCGCGGCTCGCGGCCGAGCGCAACCCCGACTACGCCGACTATCTCTACCGGCGCCTGCAGCGCAGCGGCTTCCTGCTGCGCGACTGCCAGCGGCTGATCCACACCGACCGCAACCTGTTCGCGGCCTGCATGGTCGCGGCCGGGGACGGCGACGCCATGGTGACGGGGCTGACCCGTCCCTATCGCAGCGCGCTCGACGACGCCTTGCGGGTCTTCGACCCGAAGCCGGGCGAGCAGGTCTACGGCCTGAGCATCCTGCTCGCGCGCAACCAGACCGTGTTCCTGGCGGACACCTCGGTGCACGAGCAGCCCGAGCCCGAGATGCTGGCCGACATCGCCTGCCAGGCGGCGCGCCGCGTGCGCGACCTCGGCTTCGAGCCGCGCGTGGCGCTTTTGTCCTTCTCGACCTTCGGCGACCGGGTCGTGCAGAACTCGACCCGCATGAAGGAGGCGGTCGACGCGCTCGACCGGCGCAAGGTCGACTTCGAGTATGACGGCGAATTGTCGGCGCGCGTCGCGCTCGATCCCGACCTGCTCCGGCTCTATCCGTTCTGCCGGCTGAGCGCGCCCGCCAACGTGCTGATCCTGCCCTCGCTGCACAGCGCCCATATCGGCGCGATCATGCTGCAGCAGATCGGCAACTGCACGGCGATCGGCCCGCTCCTGCAGGGGCTCGCCAAACCGGTCCAGATCGTGCCGATGAACGCGGGCGTGTCCGACATCATCAGCATGGCCGCGATCGCCGCCTTCGAGTCGAGCGACCGCGGCTAG
- the htpX gene encoding zinc metalloprotease HtpX produces the protein MNAVRTGLLLAGMTALFLAIGAVIGGQQGALIAFLIALGTNAFAYWNSDRMVLRMHNARPVDHRNAPDLYALVADLARRAELPVPAVYFIDTDQPNAFATGRNPQNAAVAVTRGLMQTLSRDELAGVIAHELAHVKNRDTLTMTVAATIAGAIGFLSQFGLFFGGSSDSRNNPLGPIGAILLMILGPIAAMVIQMAISRTREYSADRLGAEISGQPLALASALARIQTVAQGRPMMSAERNPASASLFIVNPLTGRGVAELFRTHPRTEERIRRLKALATERSQIHSRMGPWG, from the coding sequence ATGAACGCTGTCCGCACCGGCCTGCTGCTCGCCGGAATGACCGCCCTGTTCCTGGCCATCGGCGCCGTCATCGGCGGCCAGCAAGGGGCGCTCATCGCCTTCCTGATCGCGCTCGGCACCAACGCCTTCGCCTATTGGAACTCGGACAGGATGGTGCTGCGCATGCACAATGCGCGTCCGGTCGACCATCGCAACGCGCCCGACCTCTACGCCCTGGTTGCCGACCTGGCGCGGCGCGCCGAGCTGCCGGTTCCCGCCGTCTACTTCATCGACACCGACCAGCCGAACGCCTTCGCCACCGGCCGCAACCCGCAGAACGCCGCCGTCGCCGTGACGCGCGGCCTGATGCAGACCCTCTCGCGCGACGAGCTGGCCGGCGTGATCGCGCACGAGCTCGCGCATGTGAAGAACCGCGACACCCTGACCATGACCGTGGCGGCGACCATCGCCGGCGCGATCGGCTTCCTGTCCCAGTTCGGCCTGTTCTTCGGCGGCAGCTCGGACAGCCGGAACAACCCGCTCGGGCCGATCGGCGCGATCCTCCTGATGATCCTGGGGCCGATCGCCGCCATGGTCATCCAGATGGCGATCTCGCGGACGCGCGAGTACTCCGCCGACCGGCTGGGCGCCGAGATCTCGGGCCAGCCCCTGGCGCTGGCCAGCGCGTTGGCCCGGATCCAGACGGTCGCCCAAGGGCGGCCGATGATGTCCGCCGAGCGCAACCCGGCGAGCGCGTCGCTCTTCATCGTCAATCCGTTGACCGGCCGCGGCGTCGCCGAGCTGTTCCGCACCCATCCGCGCACGGAGGAGCGCATCCGCCGGCTCAAGGCGCTGGCGACCGAGCGCTCGCAGATCCACTCGCGCATGGGCCCCTGGGGCTGA
- a CDS encoding NAD(P)/FAD-dependent oxidoreductase, protein MSAIVEAATSDPIRTDMIIIGAGPCGLFTVFEAGLLNMRCHLVDNLDKIGGQCAELYPEKPIYDIPAIPSCTGQELTDALLKQVEPFEPSFHLNQQAERLEKLDDGVWRLTTDSGTVIEAPVVVIAAGAGSFVPRRLPLPNAEAFENASLFYAVRRMDAFKDRRIMIAGGGDSALDWALNLQPIAESLVLVHRRDDFRAAPDSVARMRKLVAEGAMALKIGQISGLEGEGDQLSGVTLRGTDGEATVPVERLLAFYGLKMELGPIAEWGLNLDQNLIAVDTEKFETSVPGIFAIGDICTYPGKLKLILSGFHEAALMCQAAHRICFPDKKLVFRYTTSSTDLHKKLGVK, encoded by the coding sequence ATGTCTGCGATCGTCGAGGCCGCCACGAGCGACCCTATCCGGACCGACATGATCATCATCGGCGCCGGTCCGTGCGGCCTGTTCACCGTGTTCGAGGCCGGGCTGCTCAACATGCGCTGCCATCTCGTCGACAATCTCGACAAGATCGGCGGGCAGTGCGCCGAGCTCTATCCCGAGAAGCCGATCTACGACATCCCGGCGATCCCGTCCTGCACCGGCCAGGAGCTGACCGACGCCCTGCTCAAGCAGGTCGAGCCGTTCGAACCCAGCTTCCACCTCAACCAGCAGGCCGAGCGGCTGGAGAAGCTGGACGACGGCGTCTGGCGCCTGACCACCGACAGCGGCACGGTGATCGAGGCGCCGGTCGTGGTCATCGCCGCGGGCGCCGGCAGCTTCGTGCCGCGCCGCCTGCCGCTGCCCAACGCCGAGGCGTTCGAGAACGCGTCCCTCTTCTACGCCGTCCGGCGCATGGACGCGTTCAAGGACCGGCGGATCATGATCGCGGGCGGCGGCGATTCCGCCCTGGACTGGGCGCTGAACCTGCAGCCGATCGCCGAGAGCCTGGTCCTGGTCCATCGCCGCGACGACTTCCGCGCGGCGCCGGACTCGGTCGCGCGCATGCGCAAGCTGGTGGCCGAGGGCGCGATGGCGCTCAAGATCGGCCAGATCAGCGGCCTGGAAGGCGAGGGCGACCAGCTCTCGGGCGTGACCCTGCGCGGCACCGACGGCGAGGCCACCGTGCCGGTCGAGCGGCTGCTCGCCTTCTACGGCCTGAAGATGGAGCTGGGGCCGATCGCCGAATGGGGCCTCAATCTCGACCAGAATCTGATCGCGGTCGACACCGAGAAGTTCGAGACCAGCGTGCCCGGCATCTTCGCGATCGGCGACATATGCACCTATCCCGGCAAGCTCAAGCTGATCCTCTCGGGCTTCCACGAGGCGGCCTTGATGTGCCAGGCCGCGCATCGCATCTGTTTTCCCGACAAGAAGCTGGTGTTCCGCTACACCACCTCGAGCACCGACCTGCACAAGAAGCTTGGAGTGAAGTAA
- a CDS encoding SDR family oxidoreductase has protein sequence MTSPDKVALVVGAQGVIGRNLAAHLDDLGDWEVVGLSRRGGPPSGRVRHIAVDLLDPADCRAKLGDLRGVTHVFYAAYQDRPSWAELVPPNLAMLANTIEAVEPAASGLRHVGLMQGYKVYGAHLGPFKTPARETDAGHMPPEFNVDQQAFLEDRQAGKAWSWSAIRPSVVCGFALGNPMNLAMVIAVYASICRELGLPLRFPGKPGAYDSLLEMTDAGLLARAIVWAATDERCANQAFNINNGDLFRWSELWPKIARFFDLETAPPLPMQLATVMADKGPLWQAMTERHGLDSRPYSEVSSWAFGDFVFSWDYDMFADGTKARRFGFHEHVETEAMFMRIFRDFRERRVIP, from the coding sequence ATGACCTCCCCGGACAAGGTCGCGCTGGTCGTGGGCGCGCAGGGCGTGATCGGCCGCAATCTCGCGGCGCATCTGGACGATCTCGGCGACTGGGAGGTCGTCGGCCTCTCCCGCCGCGGCGGACCGCCGTCCGGCCGGGTCCGGCACATCGCGGTCGACCTGCTCGATCCGGCCGACTGCCGGGCGAAGCTGGGCGATCTGCGCGGCGTGACGCACGTCTTTTACGCGGCCTACCAGGACCGGCCGAGCTGGGCGGAGCTGGTGCCGCCCAACCTCGCCATGCTGGCCAACACGATCGAGGCGGTCGAGCCGGCCGCGTCCGGCCTGCGCCATGTCGGCCTGATGCAGGGCTACAAGGTGTACGGCGCCCATCTCGGGCCGTTCAAGACGCCGGCGCGCGAGACCGACGCCGGGCACATGCCGCCCGAGTTCAACGTCGACCAGCAGGCCTTCCTCGAGGACCGGCAGGCGGGCAAAGCCTGGAGCTGGTCGGCGATCCGCCCGTCGGTCGTGTGCGGCTTCGCCCTGGGCAATCCCATGAACCTCGCCATGGTCATCGCGGTCTACGCCTCGATCTGCCGCGAGCTGGGGCTGCCGCTGCGCTTCCCGGGCAAGCCCGGCGCCTATGACAGCCTGCTCGAGATGACCGATGCCGGCCTGCTCGCGCGGGCGATCGTCTGGGCGGCGACCGACGAGCGCTGCGCCAACCAGGCGTTCAACATCAACAACGGCGACCTGTTCCGCTGGAGCGAGCTGTGGCCGAAGATCGCCCGCTTCTTCGACCTCGAGACCGCGCCGCCCCTGCCCATGCAGCTCGCCACCGTCATGGCCGACAAGGGGCCGCTCTGGCAGGCGATGACCGAACGCCACGGGCTCGATTCGCGTCCGTACAGCGAGGTGTCGTCCTGGGCGTTCGGCGACTTCGTGTTCTCGTGGGACTACGACATGTTCGCCGACGGCACCAAGGCGCGCCGGTTCGGCTTCCACGAGCATGTCGAGACCGAGGCCATGTTCATGCGCATCTTTCGCGACTTCCGCGAGCGCCGCGTCATTCCGTGA